From a single Rhodococcus qingshengii JCM 15477 genomic region:
- a CDS encoding DsbA family protein, whose amino-acid sequence MQTSRSETAGKTQLTYVFDAYCGWCFGFGPALTEFVRQNADSVDLSVVSGGLFTGERVAPMSSAPYLKSANATIAAQTGAVFGDGYSQLVTDGRFVMDSTDAAIGLAALRAQDPTRALDIAEAMQIAFYRDGRSLSDPETYRSIAESLELDPSAAVSSLFTAASKDAARADFVRARRLGATSFPTLLFHGSDGSVVKFGSPTSTAADLTRDLNTCVRAYAVA is encoded by the coding sequence GTGCAGACATCACGCTCGGAAACAGCAGGCAAGACGCAACTCACCTACGTCTTCGACGCCTATTGCGGGTGGTGTTTCGGCTTCGGCCCTGCGTTGACGGAGTTCGTCCGTCAAAATGCCGATTCCGTCGACTTGTCCGTGGTCAGCGGCGGACTGTTCACCGGTGAGCGCGTCGCGCCCATGTCTTCGGCTCCGTACCTGAAATCAGCCAACGCCACCATCGCCGCCCAGACCGGCGCTGTCTTCGGTGACGGATATTCACAACTGGTGACTGATGGGCGGTTCGTCATGGATTCGACGGATGCAGCGATCGGACTCGCCGCACTGCGCGCGCAAGATCCGACACGCGCCCTCGACATCGCGGAGGCCATGCAGATCGCGTTCTACCGAGACGGGCGCAGCCTTTCCGATCCCGAGACATACCGATCCATCGCGGAATCCCTCGAACTCGACCCATCTGCCGCGGTGTCTTCCCTGTTCACCGCCGCCTCGAAGGATGCCGCCCGCGCTGATTTCGTCCGAGCACGCAGGCTCGGCGCCACTTCGTTTCCGACGCTGTTGTTCCACGGGAGCGACGGGTCCGTCGTGAAATTCGGTTCTCCGACCAGTACCGCGGCCGATCTCACCCGCGACCTGAACACGTGTGTGCGGGCGTATGCGGTGGCTTGA
- a CDS encoding alpha/beta hydrolase — MTEKVNIVLVHGAWGDGSHWRHVIPTLHNAGHRVVAVQNPLTSLADDVDRTRKLAESMDGPTLLVGHSYGGAVITGAGHAENVVGLVYIAAFAPDEGDSLGSIFARTDQPAGAANIAPDAEGFLWIAPDKFQESFSQDLDDTEALVMALTQKPIAGQCFSDPSGPPAWRGKPSWYQVSGQDRMIPPETERWMAERIGAREIEELDAGHASLASHPHEVTQLILRAAAELS, encoded by the coding sequence ATGACAGAGAAGGTAAACATCGTTCTGGTACATGGAGCCTGGGGAGACGGTTCTCATTGGCGTCACGTCATACCCACCCTGCACAACGCCGGGCATCGAGTGGTTGCGGTCCAGAATCCACTTACTTCGCTCGCCGACGACGTGGACCGGACCAGGAAGTTGGCCGAATCGATGGACGGCCCGACCCTGCTGGTCGGACACTCGTACGGCGGCGCGGTGATCACAGGCGCGGGTCATGCGGAAAACGTTGTGGGACTGGTATATATCGCTGCCTTTGCGCCGGACGAGGGTGACAGCCTGGGAAGTATCTTCGCCCGCACGGATCAGCCGGCGGGCGCGGCGAACATCGCGCCGGACGCCGAGGGCTTCTTGTGGATCGCCCCGGACAAGTTTCAGGAGAGTTTCAGTCAGGATCTCGACGACACCGAAGCATTGGTCATGGCGCTGACGCAGAAACCCATTGCGGGTCAGTGCTTCTCGGACCCGTCAGGGCCGCCGGCATGGCGTGGGAAGCCCAGTTGGTATCAGGTTTCAGGGCAGGACCGAATGATTCCGCCGGAAACCGAGCGATGGATGGCAGAGCGTATCGGTGCCCGCGAGATCGAGGAACTCGACGCAGGCCATGCATCCTTGGCGTCCCACCCGCACGAGGTCACCCAGTTGATCCTGCGTGCTGCTGCAGAATTGTCGTGA
- a CDS encoding YdcF family protein — MNSKFESNDAIATKCSLPWAGQSTIWGFGYMANVRRSLTKGLIAASVIAAAGVGLTPATASADITPTTVVNGILSTVGGCQTPVRSLILACTSAETLTRQSPVLLDLNPVGTNIVVLGAGLFDDGTMRPMLVDRLQAALQLARQYPQSPIITSGGAPKAGVTEARAMREWLVANGVNPGRITEEGTSWSTVENAINSARILADRGATGVVVVSSANHVERAMVDFRVAVLGRIPVAGVIAAT, encoded by the coding sequence GTGAACAGTAAATTTGAGTCAAATGATGCAATCGCGACGAAATGTTCGTTACCGTGGGCTGGACAATCGACAATCTGGGGGTTCGGCTACATGGCAAATGTTCGTAGGTCTCTGACGAAGGGATTGATTGCTGCTTCGGTAATCGCCGCAGCCGGAGTGGGATTGACGCCGGCGACAGCGAGTGCCGACATCACTCCGACGACGGTCGTCAACGGCATCCTGTCGACGGTGGGCGGCTGCCAAACACCGGTGCGGTCTCTCATTCTCGCGTGCACGAGTGCTGAGACGCTGACACGCCAGTCGCCCGTGCTGCTCGACCTCAACCCCGTGGGCACGAACATCGTCGTCTTGGGTGCCGGCCTCTTCGACGACGGCACGATGCGTCCGATGTTGGTCGACCGGCTTCAGGCGGCGCTCCAGCTGGCCCGTCAGTACCCGCAGTCTCCGATCATCACAAGCGGTGGGGCTCCGAAGGCCGGAGTAACGGAAGCCAGGGCGATGCGCGAATGGCTCGTTGCCAACGGCGTCAACCCGGGCCGGATCACCGAAGAGGGAACTTCGTGGTCGACGGTCGAGAATGCGATCAACTCTGCGCGGATTCTCGCCGATCGAGGCGCGACCGGCGTGGTTGTGGTCTCGAGCGCCAATCACGTGGAGCGCGCGATGGTGGACTTCCGCGTTGCAGTTCTCGGCCGGATCCCGGTCGCAGGCGTAATCGCTGCGACCTGA
- a CDS encoding PucR family transcriptional regulator: MSGNKDLPFEPILVGGRSLADRLAQRTHPLVIETVDLVHRDVTFYRLLPDEALRNDVTTIVRRNLELFISMLRTGADLAPELLADISESARQRAQELVPLGEVLRAYHLAAGLWWETISEWAVPEDGVALARTGRLLNAYTAASASAVLAGYGSDHATQTDEDSARRSMFVALSTGVDVDRVSDDVGIRLARLYWVVALHVERNDDESSTEVDTAVAERRKVRHLQRELDQVGRDKALGVLGSSGGAVLIPIVESEPAEGNWASSPQYLSLCRRLGDLEKVIGASTVAAVHVAAPPAIPAAVSQAREVLNVARKYGRTSGVVRLEDLAVEYQLTRPSAALPILADVLSPLESDPAVLETLESFIDSGFDRATTARQLHVHPNTVVYRLRKASSLTGLDLSSPKDLVQVTMALGARRALGMEADSSQT; the protein is encoded by the coding sequence GTGTCAGGAAACAAAGATCTGCCGTTCGAGCCGATCCTGGTTGGTGGCAGATCTCTGGCCGACCGACTGGCGCAACGCACCCATCCACTGGTCATTGAGACAGTCGATCTGGTCCACCGCGACGTCACCTTCTACCGGTTGCTCCCTGACGAGGCATTACGTAACGACGTCACCACCATCGTGAGGCGCAATCTTGAACTGTTCATTTCGATGCTGCGGACCGGCGCCGATCTGGCGCCCGAGTTGCTCGCCGACATCAGCGAATCGGCTCGCCAACGGGCTCAGGAATTGGTTCCGCTCGGTGAGGTGCTGCGGGCATATCACCTGGCTGCCGGGCTGTGGTGGGAGACCATCAGCGAATGGGCGGTCCCGGAAGACGGTGTCGCACTTGCCCGCACCGGACGACTCTTGAATGCATACACCGCGGCCTCCGCGTCGGCGGTTCTTGCCGGCTACGGTTCCGACCACGCCACCCAGACGGACGAGGATTCTGCGCGAAGGTCAATGTTCGTAGCACTTTCGACGGGTGTCGATGTTGATCGGGTCTCCGACGATGTGGGCATCCGGTTGGCGCGCCTGTACTGGGTGGTGGCGCTGCACGTCGAACGGAATGACGACGAGTCCTCGACCGAGGTGGACACTGCCGTCGCCGAGCGGAGAAAGGTGCGCCACCTGCAACGAGAGCTCGATCAGGTGGGGCGTGACAAAGCGCTCGGGGTGCTCGGGAGCAGTGGCGGAGCCGTACTGATTCCTATTGTGGAATCGGAACCCGCTGAGGGGAACTGGGCGTCGAGTCCGCAGTATCTTTCATTGTGTCGACGATTGGGTGATCTCGAGAAGGTCATCGGTGCATCGACGGTTGCCGCCGTACATGTCGCGGCACCGCCGGCAATTCCGGCAGCGGTGTCGCAGGCGCGCGAGGTGCTGAACGTTGCCCGAAAGTACGGCCGTACAAGTGGGGTCGTGCGTCTCGAGGATCTTGCAGTCGAGTATCAACTGACCCGCCCGAGCGCTGCGCTGCCGATCCTCGCAGATGTGTTGTCGCCGTTGGAGTCCGATCCTGCCGTGCTCGAGACGCTCGAATCTTTCATCGACTCCGGATTCGATCGAGCTACCACCGCTCGGCAGTTGCACGTACACCCGAACACGGTCGTGTACCGCCTGCGTAAAGCGAGTTCCCTGACGGGACTTGACCTGTCGTCACCGAAAGATCTTGTACAGGTCACCATGGCGCTGGGAGCGCGTCGCGCGCTCGGAATGGAGGCGGACTCTTCCCAAACGTGA
- a CDS encoding spinster family MFS transporter gives MSIQRDAPPLPSVDGAPVGTRDKLLGGTLVALFLANMLNFFDRAIPSVVAEPIKNEFSLSDLQLGLITSAFTLVYAVAGLPLGRLADTKNRPKIIGIGLLVWSGLTAATGAAGSYVLFILARLGVGVGEATFTPAANSMIGDIYPAERRSRALGVFMLGLPIGLMLAYFTVGKIAEAFDSWRAPFFLAAIPGVLLAVVLYRMADPVRGGSESPEARAAAVSQAPITRPIRRLLAIPTLRWLILAGLTFNFAAYAVNSFVVPLLMRQYHLKLTAAASVTGIIVGITGLIGLLLGARYADKASARSPRARLMIGVGTSALAAPLTALALLQHGGNVVMFTLLFSAGWLLAYGFYISVYPAIHDVVVPRLRGTATALFFAAMYLLGGFSGPVAVGAISDWFAKRALADAGTGKLAQYAGDGLNSAMYLVPIMLALTAVFIYLATRTVGKDSARMQAELSQA, from the coding sequence ATGTCAATTCAACGAGACGCTCCGCCGCTGCCGTCCGTCGACGGCGCCCCTGTCGGAACACGTGACAAACTACTCGGCGGCACACTCGTCGCCCTGTTTCTCGCGAACATGCTCAACTTCTTCGACCGGGCGATCCCCTCGGTCGTTGCCGAGCCGATCAAGAACGAGTTTTCGCTCAGCGACTTGCAATTGGGATTGATCACCTCTGCATTCACCCTCGTCTACGCAGTCGCAGGACTGCCTCTGGGCCGGTTGGCCGACACGAAGAACCGTCCCAAGATCATCGGGATCGGACTCCTGGTGTGGAGCGGACTGACGGCAGCAACCGGTGCCGCCGGCAGCTACGTGCTGTTCATCCTCGCGCGTCTCGGCGTCGGTGTGGGCGAAGCGACCTTCACACCCGCAGCAAACTCGATGATCGGCGATATCTACCCGGCGGAACGACGCTCACGCGCACTTGGTGTCTTCATGCTCGGTTTGCCAATTGGCCTCATGCTCGCCTACTTCACCGTCGGCAAGATCGCCGAGGCATTCGACAGCTGGCGTGCACCGTTCTTCCTCGCGGCGATTCCCGGTGTCCTGCTGGCAGTCGTGCTCTACCGCATGGCAGATCCGGTTCGTGGTGGTTCCGAAAGTCCGGAGGCCCGCGCAGCCGCTGTTTCACAGGCACCGATCACCCGCCCGATCCGTCGTCTGCTCGCAATTCCCACGCTTCGTTGGCTCATCCTTGCCGGGCTGACGTTCAACTTCGCCGCCTACGCAGTGAATTCGTTTGTCGTCCCACTGCTCATGCGCCAGTACCACCTGAAGCTGACTGCGGCGGCATCGGTCACGGGCATCATCGTCGGAATCACGGGCCTGATCGGATTGCTTCTCGGCGCTCGCTACGCTGACAAGGCCAGCGCACGCTCACCGCGCGCACGGTTGATGATCGGTGTCGGAACCTCGGCATTGGCGGCACCTTTGACGGCGCTGGCACTGTTGCAACACGGCGGAAACGTCGTGATGTTCACGCTCTTGTTCTCGGCCGGGTGGCTTCTGGCTTACGGCTTCTACATCAGCGTCTACCCTGCCATTCACGACGTCGTGGTTCCCAGGCTCCGCGGCACTGCGACGGCGCTGTTCTTCGCTGCCATGTACCTTCTCGGCGGATTCTCCGGACCGGTTGCCGTTGGAGCGATCTCGGACTGGTTCGCCAAGCGTGCACTTGCAGATGCCGGTACCGGGAAGTTGGCTCAGTACGCCGGCGACGGGTTGAACTCGGCCATGTATCTCGTGCCGATCATGTTGGCACTCACCGCGGTATTCATCTACCTGGCTACCCGCACTGTAGGCAAGGACTCCGCGCGCATGCAAGCGGAGCTGAGCCAGGCCTGA
- a CDS encoding AraC family transcriptional regulator encodes MRTTSSQRYVPTTDETRTRDTLSHVLEVVHLRGDQIHRCVHGENFTVEVPAGVRALHIAEHGDIVIRTQGKAPIELGPGELVLLPHGHAHTIENAMPMHPKNETCWLFGTFTLDDVAAQRLLSVLPDFVELRATQGTPVEWLEVSSRLLGAEVDDPKPGSSVMVSRILDLLFVQILRAWARADGSNGGWLTAAMDPRIGQALEAVHNDPSRNWTIDELATLSTLSRSSFAERFSRLVGQTPGAYITERRLDRAAELLVQTTEPVGTIAITVGYESDAAFSRAFRRRFDASPLNWRKSNSHNH; translated from the coding sequence ATGAGGACAACATCATCACAGCGGTACGTACCCACCACCGACGAGACTCGAACCCGGGACACCCTCTCACACGTTCTCGAAGTCGTCCACCTTCGCGGTGATCAGATTCATCGCTGCGTCCACGGCGAGAACTTCACCGTGGAGGTACCCGCTGGGGTGCGAGCACTTCACATTGCCGAGCACGGTGACATCGTGATCAGAACGCAGGGCAAAGCCCCGATCGAACTCGGCCCCGGGGAACTCGTACTGTTACCCCATGGGCATGCTCATACGATCGAGAATGCGATGCCGATGCACCCGAAAAACGAAACATGTTGGCTTTTCGGTACTTTCACACTCGACGACGTCGCAGCGCAGCGACTGCTGTCCGTTCTGCCGGACTTCGTCGAACTGCGCGCGACACAAGGGACCCCGGTCGAGTGGCTCGAGGTGAGCAGCCGACTGTTGGGCGCCGAGGTGGACGATCCGAAACCTGGTTCCTCCGTGATGGTTTCCCGGATTCTCGACCTTCTCTTCGTCCAGATCCTCAGAGCGTGGGCTCGAGCGGACGGATCGAACGGCGGATGGTTGACCGCAGCAATGGATCCACGAATCGGGCAGGCCCTCGAGGCCGTCCACAACGACCCGTCACGCAACTGGACCATCGACGAACTGGCGACGCTGTCCACCCTGTCGAGATCGTCTTTTGCGGAGCGCTTCTCGCGACTGGTCGGCCAGACGCCCGGCGCTTACATCACCGAGCGCCGACTCGACCGTGCCGCCGAACTACTCGTGCAAACCACCGAGCCGGTCGGAACCATTGCGATAACTGTCGGCTACGAATCCGATGCCGCGTTCAGCCGCGCCTTCCGTCGACGATTCGACGCCTCGCCGTTGAACTGGCGAAAGTCCAACTCCCACAATCACTGA
- a CDS encoding MarR family winged helix-turn-helix transcriptional regulator has protein sequence MVSDPITGLEMELADMWQRGRAQARTYARAIHPKLDPALYPVLVILNRSDAVRMSDLICTLDIEKSTLTRQIDAAARLGLVERIPDPDDARAKLVALTPEARTKLTTIRNHQIDRWRARLEKWDTDDITTLTALLHRLGSSAD, from the coding sequence GTGGTTTCAGATCCGATCACGGGCCTGGAGATGGAACTTGCCGACATGTGGCAACGAGGACGCGCCCAGGCGCGCACCTATGCGCGCGCAATTCATCCCAAACTCGATCCGGCGCTCTACCCGGTTCTGGTCATCCTGAACCGTTCGGATGCGGTGCGGATGTCCGACCTGATCTGCACCCTCGATATCGAGAAGTCCACCTTGACCAGGCAAATCGACGCCGCAGCTCGACTCGGCCTGGTGGAACGAATCCCCGATCCCGACGACGCTCGCGCCAAGTTGGTAGCTCTGACCCCTGAGGCGCGAACGAAGCTCACGACCATCCGCAATCACCAGATAGATCGCTGGCGCGCCCGACTCGAGAAATGGGATACGGACGACATCACCACGCTGACAGCGCTGCTTCACCGACTGGGCAGTTCCGCGGACTGA